In Xanthocytophaga agilis, a genomic segment contains:
- a CDS encoding Crp/Fnr family transcriptional regulator, whose amino-acid sequence MKHSLYSSSNHNNQEKLIHFLRSTNLVSATTAIEIASCFRVKHINKYDFHLQEGQILNEYLFLDTGFMRAFAHNTEGNEVTTNFYAQNQVVFEVSSFFNRIPSRENIQALTDCSGWCITYEEVNQLFHSIPEFREFGRSMLVQGFSALKIRMLSMITDTAEERYAKLLHTNPEIFQNAPLKTIASFLGITDTSLSRIRKEFSRK is encoded by the coding sequence ATGAAACATTCTTTATACAGTTCATCCAATCATAACAATCAGGAAAAACTTATTCACTTTCTCAGAAGCACCAATCTTGTTTCTGCCACTACAGCTATAGAAATCGCTTCTTGTTTTCGGGTAAAACACATCAACAAATATGATTTCCATTTACAGGAAGGCCAGATTCTGAATGAATACCTTTTTCTCGATACAGGATTTATGAGAGCCTTTGCCCATAATACAGAGGGCAATGAAGTAACCACCAACTTTTATGCTCAGAATCAGGTTGTATTTGAAGTTTCCTCTTTCTTCAATCGTATTCCATCCAGAGAAAATATTCAGGCATTGACTGATTGTAGCGGGTGGTGTATCACGTACGAAGAGGTAAACCAACTGTTTCATTCCATTCCTGAATTCAGAGAATTTGGTCGTTCTATGCTGGTTCAGGGGTTTTCTGCTTTAAAAATACGCATGTTATCTATGATCACAGATACTGCCGAAGAACGTTACGCCAAACTGTTACATACTAATCCTGAAATATTTCAGAATGCTCCCTTAAAAACCATCGCCTCCTTTCTGGGTATAACAGATACCTCACTCAGTCGAATTCGAAAAGAATTTAGCCGAAAATAA